A part of Capsicum annuum cultivar UCD-10X-F1 chromosome 6, UCD10Xv1.1, whole genome shotgun sequence genomic DNA contains:
- the LOC124899459 gene encoding zinc finger MYM-type protein 1-like, whose translation MLDLSNHRQSIQVFLDKHSQKAKSEYRIRLKASVDVARLLLYHELSFRGHDESEASTNQGYFLEFLRWHGDKHPDVEKVILEKAPQNDTLTCPMIQKDIVNACAKETLKVIIDDLNGDYFGILVDESKDISHKEQMGFVLSDISACSLKKEIYSLLSDHSLSPSKIREQGYDKDSNMKEEINDLKTLIMKDSPSAYYIYCFANQLQLTFVAIAKKYLEVENFFDHATNVLNVVGGSFKCRDLLRHHQAENLKQLLESGVAYTRQGLHQECGLQRPGDTRWGSHFKTLDSFLVIFSSIVHVLEVIEIEGSTSSDRNQAEYFLTKSKRKCLDICYSHHLRVEIFCTVIDVQLQELNDRFDIVSSDLLLGMRSLNPVNSFSNFDKDRIMTLAKCYPNEFDDGKLRDLSYQLDTFIIHMRGGNSKFSNLQGIRDLAKALVEANVVETYSLVYLLVKLALIYPLLQQLWKEHSLP comes from the exons ATGCTAGATTTGTCAAATCATCGTCAATCAATTCAAGTTTTTCTTGACAAACATTCTCAAAAGGCAAAAAGTGAGTACCGAATTCGTTTGAAAGCTTCAGTTGATGTGGCAAGACTTCTTTTGTATCATGAATTGTCTTTTCGAGGTCATGACGAAAGTGAAGCTTCAACTAATCAAGGCTACTTTTTAGAATTTTTGCGGTGGCATGGAGACAAACATCCGGATGTGGAAAAagtaatattagaaaaagctccACAAAATGATACTTTGACTTGTCCTATGATTCAAAAGGATATAGTCAATGCTTGTGCGAAAGAAACATTGAAAGTTATAATTGATGACTTGAATGGAGATTACTTTGGGATATTAGTTGATGAATCCAAAGACATCTCACATAAAGAACAAATGGGTTTTGTTTTGAG TGATATATCGGCATGCtcattgaaaaaagaaatttattctttGCTTTCCGATCACTCACTAAGTCCATCCAAAATACGTGAACAAGGTTATGATAAAGATAGTAATATGAAAGAAGAGATAAATGATCTCAaaactttaattatgaaagatagtcCTTCGgcatattatatttattgttttgCAAATCAATTGCAACTAACATTTGTTGCTATtgctaaaaaatatttagaagTTGAAAACTTTTTTGATCATGCTactaatgtgttgaatgttgtTGGAGGATCTTTTAAGTGTAGAGATTTACTTCGTCATCACCAAGCTGAAAATTTGAAGCAATTGCTTGAGTCCGGTGTAGCTTATACCAGACAAGGATTACATCAAGAATGTGGGCTTCAAAGACCGGGTGATACTCGTTGGGGATCACATTTCAAGACATTGGATAGCTTTCTTGttattttctcatctattgttcaTGTGCTTGAAgtgattgaaattgaaggttcTACCTCAAGTGATAGAAATCAAGCGGAATATTTTTTGACAAAG TCAAAGCGTAAGTGTTTGGATATTTGTTATTCACACCATTTGCGTGTTGAAATCTTTTGTACGGTCATTGATGTGCAACTTCAAGAGCTTAATGATCGTTTTGATATAGTGAGTAGTGATTTGCTTCTTGGGATGCGTAGCTTGAATCCTGTCAATTCTTTCTCTAACTTTGACAAAGATAGAATCATGACTTTAGCAAAGTGTTAtccaaatgagtttgatgatggaAAGCTTCGAGATTTGAGTTACCAACTTGATACTTTCATAATTCATATGCGAGGTGGTAATTCCAAATTCTCCAACTTGCAAGGAATTCGTGACTTGGCAAAGGCATTAGTTGAGGCAAATGTTGTggagacttattcacttgtttatttacttgtgAAGTTGGCTCTAATTTATCCGTTGCTACAGCAACTGTGGAAAGAGCATTCTCTTCCATGA
- the LOC107873484 gene encoding ras-related protein Rab2BV gives MGNRVDHEYDYLFKIVLIGDSGVGKSNILSRFTRNEFCLESKSTIGVEFATRTLQVEGKTVKAQIWDTAGQERYRAITSAYYRGAVGALLVYDITKRQTFDNVQRWLRELRDHADSNIVLMMAGNKSDLNQLRAVSEQDGQNLAETEGLSYLETSALEAVNVDRAFQTLLTEIYHIISKKALAAQEAAASTTLPGQGTTINVNDTSANVKRGCCST, from the exons ATGGGGAATAGAGTGGATCACGAATACGATTACTTGTTTAAGATCGTGTTGATTGGTGATTCTGGTGTTGGGAAATCAAACATTTTGTCCAGGTTTACGCGAAATGAGTTCTGTTTGGAGTCAAAATCTACTATTGGAGTTGAGTTCGCTACTAGAACTCTTCAG GTTGAGGGAAAGACAGTCAAGGCCCAAATATGGGACACAGCAGGCCAAGAAAGGTACCGAGCCATTACCAGTGCTTATTACAGAGGAGCTGTTGGTGCACTCCTTGTTTATGACATAACAAAGAGACAAACATTCGACAATGTTCAAAGGTGGCTCCGAGAATTGAGAGACCATGCAGATTCTAACATTGTACTTATGATGGCTGGAAACAAGTCTGACCTTAATCAACTTAGAGCAGTTTCCGAGCAGGATGGTCAAAATTTAGCTGAGACGGAAGGATTGTCATATCTTGAAACATCGGCATTGGAAGCAGTTAACGTAGATAGGGCTTTTCAGACTCTACTGACAGAGATATACCATATCATAAGCAAGAAGGCACTGGCTGCACAGGAAGCAGCTGCAAGCACTACACTTCCTGGTCAGGGTACAACCATCAATGTTAATGATACCTCTGCAAACGTGAAGAGAGGCTGCTGTTCTACCTGA